A single region of the bacterium genome encodes:
- the obgE gene encoding GTPase ObgE yields the protein MLIDDVKITVKAGKGGNGAVAFNKIRMALGPTGADGGRGGNVYLEGISNLNSLNQFRYKKVLAAEDGMNGKGQFNDGRDAPDLVLRVPVGTVVHNLTTNEIQEIITIGQRLLIAKGGQGGKGNFKFRSSTNTSPRQFQEGLKGQEFELRLELKLIADVGLIGLPNAGKSSLLNELTNAKSKVADYPFTTLDPNLGTYYELILADIPGLIEGASAGKGLGIKFLRHIERTKTLFHLISVESSDLIKDYQVIRNELAAYNPELLLKPEYVFLAKADLLKPEELKEKLKQLKKAGKQAMTVSIIDEKSLESVKKILNQFIKENH from the coding sequence ATGCTGATTGATGATGTTAAAATAACAGTTAAAGCTGGCAAGGGCGGAAATGGAGCCGTGGCTTTTAACAAAATCCGGATGGCTTTGGGTCCGACCGGAGCTGACGGCGGAAGAGGCGGCAACGTTTATCTGGAAGGTATTTCTAACTTAAACAGTCTTAATCAGTTCCGCTACAAAAAGGTTTTGGCGGCAGAAGACGGCATGAACGGCAAGGGCCAGTTTAACGACGGCCGGGATGCCCCAGATCTTGTTTTAAGAGTGCCTGTCGGCACAGTTGTCCATAATTTGACCACTAACGAAATCCAAGAAATTATTACTATTGGCCAGCGCCTATTAATAGCTAAGGGCGGCCAAGGCGGCAAGGGCAACTTTAAATTCCGGTCTTCGACTAACACCAGCCCGAGACAGTTCCAAGAAGGCCTAAAGGGCCAAGAGTTTGAATTAAGGCTTGAGCTAAAGCTGATCGCTGACGTGGGCTTAATCGGTCTGCCCAATGCCGGCAAGTCAAGCTTGCTCAATGAATTAACTAATGCTAAAAGCAAGGTGGCCGACTATCCTTTTACCACCCTTGATCCGAATCTCGGAACCTACTATGAACTGATTTTGGCTGATATCCCCGGGCTGATTGAAGGAGCTTCGGCTGGCAAGGGATTGGGAATCAAGTTTCTGCGCCATATTGAACGGACCAAAACGCTTTTCCATTTGATCTCAGTTGAATCCTCTGATTTAATAAAAGATTATCAAGTGATCAGAAACGAACTGGCTGCCTACAATCCAGAACTGTTGTTAAAGCCTGAATACGTCTTTCTCGCCAAAGCCGATCTGTTGAAGCCGGAAGAACTTAAAGAGAAATTAAAACAATTGAAAAAAGCAGGCAAACAAGCAATGACTGTTTCCATTATTGACGAAAAAAGCCTTGAGTCGGTAAAGAAAATCCTAAACCAGTTTATTAAGGAAAACCATTGA
- the rpmG gene encoding 50S ribosomal protein L33, translating to MATKKPHTKLQCSVCKRVNYFTKKSKNIAETKLELKKHCRWCRKHTLHKEGKR from the coding sequence ATGGCAACAAAAAAACCGCACACAAAATTACAGTGTTCAGTCTGTAAAAGAGTAAATTATTTCACCAAAAAGTCTAAGAATATTGCTGAGACTAAGTTAGAATTAAAAAAACACTGTCGTTGGTGCCGCAAACACACTTTACATAAAGAGGGAAAGAGATAG
- a CDS encoding Rrf2 family transcriptional regulator produces the protein MKLSTKTYYGLRAMIRLAKEKRSCSVKEISAKEKIPGKYLEKIFQELRADGFLISHKGSCGGYSLARLATEIKAGDIVIALEKEAFLTKCQASCPMARQCSAKTFWREMEQSFEASMGSTTLADLIKQ, from the coding sequence GTGAAATTATCAACAAAAACATATTACGGCTTGAGAGCGATGATACGCCTAGCCAAAGAAAAAAGATCCTGCTCGGTCAAAGAAATCAGCGCCAAAGAAAAGATCCCGGGAAAATACTTAGAAAAGATTTTCCAGGAGTTGAGAGCTGACGGCTTTTTGATCTCTCATAAGGGCAGCTGCGGCGGTTACTCTTTGGCCCGGCTCGCAACAGAGATTAAAGCCGGCGATATTGTCATAGCGCTTGAAAAAGAAGCGTTTTTAACCAAATGCCAGGCAAGTTGTCCAATGGCGCGTCAATGCTCAGCAAAAACCTTTTGGCGGGAAATGGAGCAATCGTTTGAGGCCTCAATGGGCTCCACTACCCTGGCAGATTTAATTAAACAATAG